From Catharus ustulatus isolate bCatUst1 chromosome 6, bCatUst1.pri.v2, whole genome shotgun sequence, a single genomic window includes:
- the EPS8L2 gene encoding epidermal growth factor receptor kinase substrate 8-like protein 2: protein MSHKGSLSGNPGSLNGSMGKAEGASKLSAKDLYEQRKKYSNSNVIMHETSQYHVQHLATFIMDKSESITTVDDAIRKLILLNSKEKIWTQEMLLQVNDKSIRLLDCETQEELEDFPLPTVQHCQTVLNQMRYSSILLLVCQDSEQHKPDIHFFNCDEVEAEMVHEDIESALADHKHGKKIRPQTLKANQEKIKQRQSILPPPQGPAPIPIQHDIRGSAMNRNRVAPPSQHDPDYDRRSSGSHDHEESRAMLAQKIEKETQILNCTLDDIEVFVARLQKAAEAFRQLNQRKKGKKNKKKGPAEGMLTLRARPPSEAEFIDCFQKTKLAFNLLAKLRKHIQNPSASELVHFLFGPLELIINSCGGPELARSVLSPLLSKDATDFLRGHLTPKEINLWESLGETWTRSRAEWPRDANIPTYIPKFRNGWEPPTEIFRGAPWEIDIGHLQEELSSANGYPYRNSSIKRGQTAEQTQAGDAFKQNVTPHGNRNFEAQGAPRRFAKIRYDFTARNANELSVLKDEILEVLEDNKQWWKLLNRSGQAGYVPYNILDVVKLEELEQSNQRYKGDLSPRGYGPSSPTHKMPASYAGDKWGSEMLSRNSTPDAKEQLIHQMDELNDELLKKITNNKIQPPQRNFKVEKPQQVFVPLTFESSTEEVKAWLEAKSFSKETVEHLGILTGAQLFSLNREELKRVCGDEGNRVYSKITVEKSQLEKNRGESELQEIMKRRQERIDSAN, encoded by the exons aacaaaggaaaaaatactccAATTCCAACGTCATTATGCATGAGACTTCCCAGTACCATGTCcag CACTTAGCCACCTTCATCATGGACAAGAGCGAGTCCATCACGACAGTGGATGACGCGATCCGGAAACTCATCCTGCTCAACTCCAAAGAGAAGATCTGGacacaggagatgctgctgcaagTGAATGACAAATCCATCCGGCTGCTGGACTGTGAGACACAG gaggagctggaggactTCCCCCTGCCGacagtgcagcactgccagaCAGTGCTCAATCAGATGCGCTATTCCTCCATCCTCCTGCTCGTGTGCCAGGATTCTGAGCAGCACAAACCTGACATCCACTTCTTCAACTGTGACGAGGTGGAG GCGGAGATGGTTCATGAGGACATAGAAAGTGCCCTGGCAGACCACAAGCACGGGAAGAAGATACGGCCACAGACACTCAA GGCAAACCAAGAAAAGATCAAGCAGAGACAATCCATCCTCCCCCCACCTCAAGGACCAGCTCCCATCCCGATCCAGCACGACATACGAGGCTCAGCGATGAACAGGAACAGGGTGGCACCTCCTTCCCAGCATGATCCAG ACTACGATCGACGAAGCTCTGGCTCTCACGACCATGAGGAATCCCGCGCCATGTTAGCACAGAAGATTGAAAAGGAAACG CAAATCCTGAACTGCACCCTGGATGACATCGAAGTGTTTGTCGCCCGGCTCCAGAAGGCTGCAGAGGCATTCCGACAGCTCAAccaaaggaagaaagggaagaagaacaagaagaaaggaCCAGCAg AGGGAATGCTGACCCTCCGAGCAAGACCCCCGAGCGAGGCCGAGTTCATTGACTGCTTCCAGAAAACCAAACTGGCTTTTAACCTCTTG GCCAAACTGAGGAAGCACATCCAGAACCCCAGCGCTTCAGAGTTGGTGCATTTCCTATTTGGGCCACTGGAACTG ATCATCAATAGCTGTGGTGGCCCCGAGCTGGCCCGGTCTGTCCTCAGCCCACTGCTTTCCAAAGATGCCACCGATTTCCTGAGAGGACACCTGACACCCAAAGAAATAAACCTCTGGGAATCTCTGGGGGAGACATGGACCAGATCCAG AGCTGAGTGGCCCCGAGACGCGAACATCCCCACCTACATCCCCAAATTCCGCAACGGCTGGGAACCACCCACAGAAATCTTCCGCGGAGCTCCCTGGGAAATTGACATTGGACACTTGCAAGAGGAG CTCTCCTCAGCCAATGGATATCCTTACCGGAACTCCTCAATCAAGCGTGGCCAGACAGCTGAGCAgacacaggctggggatgccTTCAAACAGAATGTCACTCCACATGGAAATAG gaaTTTCGAAGCCCAGGGAGCACCCAGGAGATTTGCCAAAATCCGCTACGATTTCACCGCACGAAATGCCAATGAGCTCTCGGTGCTGAAGGATGAAATCCTGGAG GTGTTGGAAGATAATAAGCAATGGTGGAAGTTACTCAACCGGAGTGGGCAGGCCGGTTATGTTCCATACAATATCCTGGATGTGGTGAAACTGGAAGAGCTCGAACAG TCTAACCAGAGGTACAAAGGAGACCTGAGCCCCAGGGGCTATGGCCCATCCAGTCCAACTCACAAGATGCCTGCCAGCTATGCTGGGGATAAGTGGGGCAGTGAGATGTTGTCACGCAACTCTACACCGGATGCCAAAGAAC AACTTATTCACCAAATGGATGAGCTGAACGATGAGCTGCTAAAGAAGATCACAAACAATAAAATTCAGCCTCCCCAAAGGAATTTCAAAGTGGAAAAGCCTCAGCAAGTTTTTGTGCCCCTCACCTTTGAATCCAGCACTGAAGAAGTCAAAGCCTGGCTGGAGGCCAAGTCATTCAGCAAAGA GACCGTGGAACACCTGGGCATCCTCACTGGAGCTCAGCTCTTCTCCCTCAACAGAGAGGAGCTGAAGAGGGTGTGTGGTGATGAGGGAAACAGAGTGTACAGCAAGATCACGGTGGAGAAAAGCCAGCTGGAG AAAAACAGAGGAGAGTCAGAGCTCCAAGAAATCATGAAGCGCCGCCAGGAAAGGATTGATTCTGCTAATTAA